In the Streptomyces formicae genome, one interval contains:
- a CDS encoding M14 family metallopeptidase → MTPRFRTLALACATAALAAPLVTVPAQATATPPRTGFEQSNGARWTTQPEEQQLLATVDKASDRVSVSRIGTTKQDRPVQLVRIGERPTKNTVLLICSQHGDEPSGRDACLSTIRDLAYAKDKKTERFLNRTTLLVVPTANPDGRAADTRGNSDGVDINRDHISLATAEARAMAAVIRDRRPDVIYDLHEYGATPKYYDKDLFDLWPRNLNTDEAVHGEAQTLSKDYVRPAAEHAGHTTGTYGIWTDPVTGEPIKQTAGDGQERILRNVSGIKHAAGLLIESRVDPLTDAEKNDGALNNRRRVTSQRAALGGLLDYTDERRARLERATDAARAEGFRDRGPVYLGGADNDPAEPSEIIQDPPCGYRLDAAQYADIKDELALHGVTVKRQKNGAYVPLRQSARALVPLLLDERAPYHLAKGRPDMSC, encoded by the coding sequence ATGACACCCCGCTTCCGCACCCTGGCACTCGCCTGTGCCACCGCGGCGCTCGCCGCACCACTGGTGACCGTGCCCGCCCAGGCGACGGCCACACCGCCCCGTACCGGATTCGAGCAGTCCAACGGCGCCCGCTGGACGACGCAGCCCGAGGAACAGCAGCTCCTTGCCACCGTCGACAAGGCGAGCGACCGGGTCTCCGTCTCCCGCATCGGCACCACCAAGCAGGACAGGCCCGTCCAGCTGGTCCGCATCGGTGAACGGCCGACGAAGAACACCGTGTTGCTGATCTGCAGCCAGCACGGCGACGAGCCGTCGGGCCGCGACGCCTGTCTCTCCACGATCCGCGACCTGGCGTACGCCAAGGACAAGAAGACCGAGCGGTTCCTGAACCGCACCACGCTGCTCGTGGTCCCCACCGCCAACCCGGACGGCCGCGCCGCCGACACCCGGGGCAACTCCGACGGCGTCGACATCAACCGCGACCACATCTCGCTCGCGACCGCGGAGGCCCGCGCCATGGCCGCCGTGATCCGCGACCGGCGGCCCGACGTCATCTACGACCTGCACGAGTACGGCGCCACGCCCAAGTACTACGACAAGGACCTCTTCGACCTCTGGCCGCGCAACCTCAACACCGACGAGGCCGTGCACGGCGAGGCGCAGACCCTGTCGAAGGACTACGTGCGACCGGCCGCCGAGCACGCGGGACACACCACCGGCACCTACGGCATCTGGACCGACCCGGTCACCGGCGAGCCCATCAAGCAGACCGCGGGCGACGGCCAGGAGCGCATCCTGCGCAACGTCTCCGGGATCAAGCACGCGGCGGGCCTGCTCATCGAGAGCCGCGTCGACCCCCTGACCGACGCCGAGAAGAACGACGGGGCCCTCAACAACCGCCGCAGGGTGACGTCCCAGCGCGCGGCGCTCGGCGGCCTCCTCGACTACACCGACGAGCGGCGTGCGCGCCTGGAGCGGGCCACGGACGCGGCCCGCGCCGAGGGCTTCCGCGACCGGGGCCCGGTCTACCTCGGCGGCGCCGACAACGACCCCGCCGAGCCGTCCGAGATCATCCAGGACCCGCCGTGCGGCTACCGGCTCGACGCCGCCCAGTACGCCGACATCAAGGACGAACTGGCGCTGCACGGCGTCACGGTGAAGCGCCAGAAGAACGGCGCCTACGTCCCGCTGCGACAGTCCGCGAGGGCCCTGGTGCCGCTGCTCCTTGACGAGCGCGCTCCGTACCACCTCGCCAAAGGGCGGCCCGACATGAGCTGTTGA